The following coding sequences are from one Verrucosispora sp. WMMD573 window:
- a CDS encoding preprotein translocase subunit TatB, with translation MFENLNVWEVGALLLLALLIFGDRLPVVISDGLRMVRNLRNMARSATTDLSKELGTDIQLEDLHPKAFIRKHLLSEEDEQAIRKPIQGVYDGLRADVTGVHDELKDVANAADPRRSGPTTTSTASPAPAPRAVGYDDVT, from the coding sequence ATGTTCGAGAACCTGAACGTGTGGGAGGTCGGCGCGCTGCTGTTGCTGGCGCTGTTGATCTTCGGCGACCGGCTGCCGGTGGTGATCAGTGACGGGCTGCGGATGGTGCGCAACCTCCGCAACATGGCCCGCAGCGCCACCACCGACCTGAGCAAGGAGCTGGGCACCGACATCCAGTTGGAGGACCTGCACCCCAAGGCGTTCATCCGCAAGCATCTGCTCAGCGAGGAGGACGAGCAGGCGATCCGGAAGCCGATTCAGGGCGTCTACGACGGCCTGCGAGCGGACGTCACGGGCGTGCACGACGAGCTCAAGGATGTCGCGAACGCAGCCGACCCGCGCCGGTCCGGCCCGACTACGACGAGCACCGCCAGCCCCGCCCCGGCCCCCCGCGCGGTCGGTTACGACGACGTCACCTGA
- a CDS encoding P-loop NTPase yields the protein MSAPVSTVNDAVLAALATVNDPEIRRPITELGMVRSAEVGEDGVVLVELLLTVAGCPLKDKLRSDITAAVSAVSGVSGVEIEFGVMSAEQRQGLQAKLRGGGATEEPVIPFAQPGSRTRVYAVASGKGGVGKSSVTVNLAAALAARGLSVGVVDADIYGHSVPRMLGADGRPTRVEDMIMPPQAHGVKVISIGMFTAGNAAVVWRGPMLHRALQQFLADVYWGDLDVLLLDLPPGTGDVAISLAQLLPNAEILVVTTPQAAAAEVAERAGAIALQTHQRVVGVIENMSWLELPDGSRMEIFGAGGGQTVADSLTQTIGAQVPLLGQVPLDTRVREAGDEGNPIVLAEPDSPAAKALGEVADRLALRRESLLGKPLGLKPAGR from the coding sequence ATGTCAGCTCCCGTCAGCACCGTCAACGACGCCGTCCTGGCCGCCCTGGCCACCGTCAACGACCCGGAGATCCGCCGGCCGATCACCGAACTCGGCATGGTGCGTTCCGCCGAGGTCGGCGAGGACGGCGTGGTCCTGGTCGAGTTGCTGCTGACCGTGGCCGGTTGCCCGCTGAAGGACAAGCTGCGTTCGGACATCACCGCGGCCGTGAGCGCGGTGAGCGGGGTCAGCGGCGTCGAGATCGAGTTCGGCGTGATGAGTGCCGAGCAGCGCCAGGGGCTTCAGGCGAAGCTACGCGGTGGCGGCGCGACCGAGGAGCCGGTGATCCCGTTCGCCCAGCCCGGCTCCCGCACCCGGGTGTACGCGGTGGCCAGCGGCAAGGGTGGCGTCGGCAAGTCCAGCGTGACGGTCAACCTGGCCGCCGCGCTGGCCGCCCGGGGCCTGTCCGTCGGCGTGGTGGACGCGGACATCTACGGGCACTCCGTGCCGCGGATGCTCGGTGCGGACGGCCGGCCCACCCGGGTCGAAGACATGATCATGCCGCCGCAGGCGCACGGGGTGAAGGTCATCTCGATCGGCATGTTCACCGCGGGCAACGCCGCCGTGGTCTGGCGTGGTCCGATGCTGCACCGCGCGTTGCAGCAGTTCCTCGCCGATGTCTACTGGGGCGACCTCGACGTGCTTCTGCTCGACCTGCCCCCGGGCACCGGCGACGTGGCGATCTCCCTGGCCCAATTGCTGCCGAACGCCGAGATCCTGGTGGTCACCACCCCTCAGGCCGCCGCCGCGGAGGTCGCCGAGCGGGCCGGTGCGATCGCCCTGCAAACCCACCAGCGAGTGGTCGGGGTGATCGAGAACATGTCCTGGCTGGAGCTGCCCGACGGCTCCCGGATGGAGATCTTCGGCGCCGGTGGCGGTCAGACGGTGGCGGATTCGCTCACCCAGACCATCGGCGCGCAGGTGCCACTACTGGGCCAGGTGCCGCTGGACACCCGGGTCCGGGAGGCGGGCGACGAGGGCAACCCGATCGTGCTCGCCGAGCCGGACTCCCCGGCGGCGAAGGCGCTCGGCGAGGTGGCCGACCGGCTCGCGCTGCGCCGCGAGTCCCTGCTCGGCAAGCCGCTGGGCCTCAAGCCGGCCGGGCGCTGA
- a CDS encoding DUF1003 domain-containing protein gives MTEQRRAERLDLPREPRGFKLPRVDQETFGRWAEGIARGMGTANFIVYMTLVISAWFLWNTLAPAGMRFDPYTFTFLTLVLSIQASYAAPLILLAQNRQADRDRVAMEEDRRRATMQKADTEYLAREIAALRIALGEVATRDFVRSELTRLAEELDEAAQRRQRLERRHREDPAARTGGDGLDEPRDEVDGDQPGDGRHDRAASHRPES, from the coding sequence ATGACTGAACAGCGGCGCGCGGAGCGGCTGGACCTGCCACGGGAGCCCCGGGGATTCAAGCTGCCCCGGGTGGACCAGGAGACGTTCGGACGTTGGGCCGAGGGCATCGCCCGTGGCATGGGCACGGCGAACTTCATCGTCTACATGACGCTGGTGATCAGCGCGTGGTTCCTCTGGAACACCCTTGCTCCGGCGGGAATGCGTTTCGACCCGTACACCTTCACCTTCCTCACCCTGGTGCTCTCCATCCAGGCGTCGTACGCGGCGCCGCTGATCCTGCTGGCCCAGAACCGCCAGGCCGATCGCGATCGGGTGGCGATGGAGGAGGATCGGCGCCGGGCGACCATGCAGAAGGCGGACACGGAGTACCTGGCCCGGGAGATCGCCGCGCTGCGGATCGCGCTGGGCGAGGTGGCCACCCGGGACTTCGTCCGCTCCGAGCTGACCCGGCTCGCCGAGGAGTTGGACGAGGCGGCGCAGCGGCGACAGCGGCTGGAGCGCCGGCACCGGGAGGACCCGGCCGCCCGGACCGGTGGTGACGGGTTGGACGAGCCTCGCGACGAGGTGGACGGCGACCAACCGGGTGACGGTCGTCACGACCGGGCGGCCTCGCACCGCCCGGAGAGCTGA
- a CDS encoding CBS domain-containing protein, with the protein MSTPTRVYIARLAGVAVFDPNGDQVGRVRDAVARLRASQRPPEVVGLVAEMPMRRRIFLSINRITSIDADAIVLGSGTLNLRRFEKRPNELLVLQELLDRRVQVAPEGRAASVVDVAMECSRSGEWSLTRVAVREQTGRLARRGHLHQVDWNQVRGLSGVAETRGTANLLAVLEDMRPADLANALQDLPDARRNEVAAALDDQRLADVLSELPEHDQVEILAALDRERAADILEEMDPDDAADLLGELPPPEQDVLLDLMEPDEADSVRQLLKYTPGTAGSVMTSEPVILPPDATVAEALARIREPQLSPAVAAQVFVARAPMATPTGRYLGMVHFQRLLREPPADLLGGVVVNDIDPLRPTTPLPEITRRMATYDLVAMPVIDRNNRLVGAVTVDDVLDHSLPRDWRDRDAASSGLPNGTTGSAVPEPATDGGHD; encoded by the coding sequence GTGAGCACGCCGACCCGGGTGTACATCGCCCGACTTGCCGGAGTCGCCGTCTTCGACCCCAACGGCGACCAGGTCGGCCGGGTACGCGACGCGGTGGCCCGGCTGCGCGCGAGTCAACGGCCGCCCGAGGTCGTGGGTCTGGTCGCCGAGATGCCGATGCGCCGACGGATTTTCCTCTCCATCAACCGGATCACCTCGATCGACGCCGACGCCATCGTGCTGGGCAGCGGCACGTTGAATCTGCGCCGGTTCGAGAAGCGGCCGAACGAGCTGCTCGTTCTTCAGGAGCTGCTGGATCGTCGGGTGCAGGTCGCCCCGGAGGGCCGCGCGGCGTCGGTGGTCGACGTCGCGATGGAGTGCAGTCGCAGTGGCGAGTGGTCGCTCACCCGGGTGGCGGTTCGCGAGCAGACCGGTCGGTTGGCTCGCCGGGGCCACCTGCACCAGGTCGATTGGAACCAGGTACGCGGGCTCAGTGGTGTGGCGGAGACCCGGGGCACCGCCAACCTGCTCGCCGTGCTGGAGGACATGCGTCCGGCGGACCTGGCCAACGCGCTACAGGACCTGCCCGACGCGCGGCGCAACGAGGTCGCGGCGGCCCTGGACGACCAGCGGTTGGCGGACGTGCTCAGCGAGCTGCCCGAGCACGACCAGGTGGAGATTCTCGCCGCGCTGGACCGGGAGCGGGCCGCCGACATCCTGGAGGAGATGGACCCGGACGACGCCGCCGATCTGCTCGGTGAGTTGCCGCCGCCGGAACAGGACGTGCTGCTCGACCTGATGGAGCCGGACGAGGCCGATTCGGTGCGGCAGCTGCTCAAGTACACGCCGGGCACGGCGGGCAGCGTGATGACGTCCGAACCGGTCATCCTGCCCCCGGACGCGACGGTGGCGGAGGCTCTCGCCCGGATCAGGGAGCCTCAACTCTCCCCGGCGGTGGCCGCACAGGTGTTCGTGGCTCGCGCGCCGATGGCCACGCCCACCGGCCGTTACCTGGGCATGGTGCACTTCCAGCGGCTGCTCCGGGAACCCCCGGCCGACCTGCTCGGCGGGGTGGTGGTCAACGACATCGATCCGCTGCGCCCGACCACGCCACTGCCGGAGATCACCCGTCGGATGGCCACCTACGATCTGGTGGCCATGCCGGTGATCGACCGGAACAACCGGCTGGTGGGCGCCGTCACCGTCGACGACGTGTTGGATCACTCGCTGCCACGGGACTGGCGGGACCGGGACGCGGCGTCGAGCGGCCTACCGAACGGCACCACGGGCTCGGCCGTTCCGGAACCGGCGACGGACGGTGGCCATGACTGA
- a CDS encoding PhzF family phenazine biosynthesis protein: protein MSTLAYEIVDVFTDRPYAGNPLAVVFGADGLATDQMQALAREFNLSETVFVLPATQVGATYRARIFTPVDELPFAGHPSVGAAVTAARRGMFPTGQVYQECGAGVLPIEVSGAAAILTGGSPTLGPELEPEPLLEMVGLGAEDHPGPAPRVAGCGLEFPFLPVHPDALARAQVNPVAAGRYGIEHVSVFSWNPATQTAHARVFVPGLGVPEDPATGSAALGLGVWLVASGLLTGEGRSSYTVLQGVEMGRPSLLACAVTVAGGVAVGASVAGQVMPVARGEILVPPFVG, encoded by the coding sequence ATGTCGACCTTGGCTTACGAGATCGTGGACGTTTTCACCGACCGTCCGTACGCCGGGAACCCGCTCGCGGTGGTCTTCGGCGCGGACGGGCTGGCGACCGACCAGATGCAGGCTCTGGCGCGGGAGTTCAACCTGTCGGAGACGGTCTTCGTGCTGCCCGCCACCCAGGTCGGCGCCACCTACCGGGCCCGGATCTTCACGCCGGTCGACGAGTTGCCGTTCGCCGGCCATCCCAGCGTCGGCGCCGCGGTCACCGCCGCCCGCCGGGGCATGTTCCCGACCGGGCAGGTCTATCAGGAATGCGGTGCCGGCGTGCTGCCGATCGAGGTGAGCGGCGCTGCCGCCATCCTGACCGGCGGCAGCCCCACCCTCGGGCCCGAGCTGGAGCCGGAGCCGCTGCTGGAGATGGTCGGGCTCGGCGCTGAGGACCATCCCGGTCCAGCCCCGCGGGTCGCCGGCTGCGGCCTGGAGTTCCCGTTCCTTCCGGTGCACCCCGACGCCCTCGCCCGGGCCCAGGTGAACCCGGTGGCGGCCGGGCGGTACGGCATCGAGCATGTCAGCGTCTTCTCCTGGAACCCGGCGACCCAAACCGCGCACGCCCGGGTCTTCGTCCCGGGTCTCGGCGTACCCGAGGATCCGGCCACCGGGTCGGCCGCGCTCGGTCTCGGGGTGTGGCTGGTCGCCAGCGGCCTGTTGACCGGCGAGGGACGATCGTCGTACACCGTCCTTCAGGGCGTCGAGATGGGCCGGCCGTCCTTGCTGGCCTGCGCCGTGACCGTAGCCGGCGGTGTGGCGGTGGGCGCGAGCGTCGCAGGTCAGGTCATGCCGGTGGCCCGGGGAGAGATCCTCGTCCCGCCGTTCGTCGGCTGA
- a CDS encoding HAD family hydrolase, with product MPRFRAVLFDFFGTLTRPVQRGKGHLSTAELLGCPPATFLEVLDRSFYERASGRFDTVEATLRWVCEQAGVHPSAEAVRAAAAARHRAVRADTRLRDEAVPTLRALRRRGVRTGVISDCTHELPAFLPELAIAPLLDVQVFSVQVGRCKPDASLYLAACARLGLSPADCLYVGDGGSQELTGAQRAGLSAARLASPDLADHLVFNLDAAWAGRTLGSLREVVDLVDEAPSPVGAPA from the coding sequence ATGCCCAGGTTCCGGGCGGTGCTGTTCGACTTCTTCGGCACGTTGACCCGTCCGGTGCAGCGTGGCAAGGGTCACCTCAGCACCGCCGAACTGCTCGGCTGCCCGCCGGCCACCTTCCTTGAGGTGCTCGACCGCAGCTTCTACGAACGCGCCAGCGGGCGCTTCGACACGGTCGAGGCGACCCTGCGCTGGGTGTGCGAGCAGGCCGGCGTACACCCTTCCGCGGAGGCGGTGCGGGCTGCCGCCGCCGCCCGGCACCGGGCCGTACGCGCGGACACCCGGCTACGGGACGAGGCCGTACCGACCCTGCGGGCGCTGCGGCGACGTGGGGTACGCACTGGTGTGATCAGCGACTGCACCCACGAGCTGCCGGCGTTCCTGCCCGAGCTGGCGATCGCCCCGCTGCTCGACGTCCAGGTGTTCTCCGTGCAGGTGGGGCGATGCAAGCCGGACGCGAGCCTTTATCTGGCCGCCTGCGCGCGACTGGGCCTGTCTCCGGCGGACTGCCTCTACGTGGGTGACGGCGGCAGCCAGGAGTTGACAGGTGCGCAGCGCGCCGGCCTGAGCGCGGCCCGACTCGCCTCGCCCGACCTCGCCGACCATCTGGTGTTCAACCTCGACGCCGCCTGGGCCGGCCGGACACTGGGGTCCCTCCGCGAGGTGGTCGACCTGGTCGACGAGGCGCCGAGCCCGGTCGGCGCACCGGCGTAG
- a CDS encoding DMT family transporter, whose protein sequence is MVPEPHRPPLDLRTGAALAVAVLAVSSSAPLIAFAAAPALAVAFWRNVLAVAVLSPFALTRRRSEFRFVATGVGRREGMFCVLSGVALAAHFATWMPSAKLTSVAAATALVATQPVWQGLIARAQGRRLPVGVWAGIGVAVAGAVLATGADFTVSGQAFAGDLLALAGGLFAAVYTALGERARVTVSNATYTTICYSVCGLILLVVCLVGGVPLSGFDTGTWLAVLALVGGAQLLGHSMFSYALRRVSATTVSVLILLEAPGAALIGWAWLGQLPDPVTLPGLSLLLVGVAVVVLSSARTARRTARVSTAVPADAAPVRD, encoded by the coding sequence GTGGTCCCCGAACCCCATCGTCCCCCGCTTGACCTGCGGACCGGCGCGGCTCTTGCCGTGGCCGTCCTCGCCGTCTCGTCATCCGCGCCGCTGATCGCCTTCGCCGCCGCGCCCGCCCTGGCGGTCGCGTTCTGGCGCAACGTGCTGGCGGTCGCCGTGCTGAGTCCGTTCGCGCTGACCCGCCGGCGGTCCGAGTTCCGCTTCGTGGCCACCGGCGTCGGCCGTCGCGAGGGCATGTTCTGTGTCCTTTCCGGGGTGGCACTGGCGGCACACTTCGCCACCTGGATGCCGAGTGCGAAGCTCACCTCGGTCGCCGCGGCAACGGCGCTGGTGGCCACCCAGCCGGTCTGGCAGGGGCTGATCGCCCGGGCGCAGGGCCGCCGCCTGCCGGTGGGTGTCTGGGCCGGCATCGGGGTGGCGGTGGCCGGGGCGGTGCTGGCGACCGGAGCCGACTTCACGGTCTCCGGCCAGGCTTTCGCGGGCGATCTGCTGGCGCTGGCCGGTGGGCTGTTCGCGGCGGTGTACACCGCGCTGGGGGAGCGTGCCCGGGTCACCGTGAGCAACGCCACCTACACCACCATCTGCTACAGCGTGTGCGGGCTGATCCTGCTGGTGGTCTGCCTGGTCGGCGGGGTTCCGCTGAGCGGCTTCGACACCGGCACCTGGCTGGCCGTGCTCGCCCTGGTCGGCGGGGCGCAGCTGCTCGGCCACTCGATGTTCAGCTACGCGCTGCGGCGGGTCTCGGCCACCACGGTCAGCGTGCTGATCCTCCTGGAGGCGCCCGGTGCGGCGCTGATCGGCTGGGCGTGGCTGGGTCAGCTGCCCGACCCGGTGACCCTGCCCGGCCTGTCGCTGCTGCTGGTCGGTGTGGCCGTGGTGGTGTTGTCCAGCGCCCGCACGGCCCGGCGTACGGCACGGGTCAGTACGGCGGTGCCGGCGGACGCCGCCCCGGTCCGCGACTGA